A stretch of the Uranotaenia lowii strain MFRU-FL chromosome 3, ASM2978415v1, whole genome shotgun sequence genome encodes the following:
- the LOC129751247 gene encoding uncharacterized protein LOC129751247 — MSSANESGTTVWPGFRPPSAVWELLHQQQNNNNSSNIPHGEVVRRRTTTTPAAEKQQHPALPCGASPSMQFQQHLRLLGNCCTSSRTTTSPATTSSMARSCVSEQQQLQQQHPAAWEVLHQQQNNNTFSRKKNNNIGHYQAGRAIQQLGKCCTSSRTTTPSAEKKQQHRALSGRPRHPSRLEARYQIYARKAGRRGATLLACRGCEILM, encoded by the coding sequence ATGTCGTCGGCAAACGAATCCGGAACAACTGTTTGGCCTGGCTTTCGACCACCTTCAGCTGTTTGGGAATTGCTGCACCAGcagcagaacaacaacaacagcagcaacatcCCGCACGGCGAGGTCGTGCGTcgcagaacaacaacaactcccgcagcagaaaaacaacaacatccgGCACTGCCATGTGGTGCTTCGCCCTCGATGCAATTCCAACAACACCTCAGGCTGCTTGGGAATTGCTGCACCAGCAGCAGAACAACAACAAGTCCAGCAACAACATCCAGCATGGCAAGGTCGTGCGTGTCCGAACAACAACAACTACAGCAACAACATCCAGCAGCTTGGGAAGTGCTGCACCAGCAGCAGAACAACAACACcttcagcagaaaaaaaaacaacaacatcggGCACTATCAGGCAGGCCGCGCCATCCAGCAGCTTGGGAAGTGCTGCACCAGCAGCAGAACAACAACACcttcagcagaaaaaaaacaacaacatcggGCACTATCAGGCAGGCCGCGCCATCCAAGCCGTTTGGAAGCACGATACCAGATCTATGCGCGCAAGGCGGGACGGAGAGGTGCCACCCTGTTAGCATGTCGTGGTTGTGAAATCCTGATGTAA